One Gemmatimonadota bacterium genomic region harbors:
- a CDS encoding MFS transporter, whose amino-acid sequence MSAPRRPANPFRVLLTHVNFRRFWFGQTLSLVGTWMQSMAVGWLALELSDSPFLVGVVVACSALPILLFSLVAGVLVDRTDKLRLVRLAQVLLLVEALLLWWFTWRGALAIPALIGLVLFGGLVVSVEIPARQSLMIDLVGRDDLRDAIALNSSGFNLARIIGPPIGAAIIARWGIAWCFFVNAASYLTVLLGLWLIELPPRVVMVPATSPWEGMREGVRYVHGDLRLRGLVETIAVFAVLCTPTLALMPVLARDQLRLGPGGYGLLLSAVGLGGLCGALALAASSPRLRRGRLLKRSQYTLAALIFLISLSRWPALTYVLLLGTGFVLIVNSALGNSVMQAIAPDEFRGRLMSVYSLIVVGLPQVLGAFAAGSVARWLGIGWTLATSALLMVVYGRWAFGRYPQLRDL is encoded by the coding sequence GTGAGTGCCCCGCGTCGTCCAGCCAATCCGTTCCGGGTCCTGTTGACCCACGTGAACTTCCGGCGTTTCTGGTTTGGCCAGACGCTCTCCCTGGTCGGGACGTGGATGCAGTCGATGGCGGTGGGTTGGCTCGCGCTGGAGCTCTCGGACAGTCCGTTCCTGGTCGGTGTGGTGGTCGCGTGTTCGGCGCTGCCCATCCTCCTGTTTTCGTTGGTGGCCGGCGTGCTCGTGGACCGCACGGACAAGCTGCGGCTCGTGCGCCTGGCGCAGGTGCTCCTGCTGGTCGAAGCCCTCCTCCTCTGGTGGTTCACGTGGCGGGGGGCACTCGCGATCCCGGCGCTTATCGGGCTGGTCCTCTTTGGTGGCTTGGTCGTGAGCGTGGAGATCCCCGCGCGCCAGTCGTTGATGATCGACCTGGTGGGCCGGGATGACCTGCGCGATGCGATCGCATTGAACTCCTCCGGCTTCAACCTCGCGCGCATTATCGGTCCGCCGATTGGGGCGGCGATCATCGCGCGGTGGGGGATTGCCTGGTGCTTCTTCGTCAACGCGGCGAGCTACCTCACCGTCTTGCTGGGGCTCTGGCTCATTGAGCTGCCGCCGCGTGTGGTGATGGTGCCGGCGACATCACCGTGGGAGGGGATGCGCGAGGGCGTACGCTACGTCCACGGCGACCTTCGGCTTCGCGGACTGGTCGAGACGATTGCCGTCTTCGCGGTGTTGTGCACGCCCACGCTCGCCCTGATGCCGGTCCTGGCGCGGGACCAGCTACGCCTCGGCCCCGGCGGCTACGGGCTCCTGCTGTCCGCGGTCGGCCTTGGCGGGTTGTGCGGCGCGCTCGCCTTGGCGGCGTCGAGCCCCCGCCTTCGGCGCGGGCGCCTGCTGAAGCGGTCTCAATACACGCTCGCCGCCCTGATCTTTCTGATCTCCCTCTCACGATGGCCGGCGCTGACCTACGTCTTGCTGCTTGGCACGGGCTTTGTGCTCATCGTGAACTCGGCGCTCGGGAATTCCGTGATGCAGGCCATCGCGCCGGACGAATTTCGCGGGCGGTTGATGAGCGTGTATTCGCTGATCGTTGTCGGCCTGCCGCAAGTGCTGGGCGCCTTCGCCGCCGGCAGTGTCGCCCGGTGGCTCGGCATTGGGTGGACCCTGGCCACGAGTGCCCTGTTGATGGTCGTGTACGGTCGCTGGGCCTTCGGCCGCTACCCGCAGCTCCGCGACCTGTAG
- a CDS encoding sialidase has translation MRLLPYALLLAAMLPLPVPAQRRPAPPVAPASTGIDTAWYAGLRWRHVGPEGNRVTSVAGVVGDRTTYYAGAASGGLWKTSDGGNTWRPIFDDQSVSSIGAVATAPSDPNVVWVGTGEPFIRSNISVGWGAFRSTDAGKSWTKMGLEQTGRISRIVIHPTNPDIVYMAALGHAYGPQPDRGIFRTQDGGKSWDKVLFVNDSTGASDLVMDPNNPRILFAGMWQLEMHTWGRLSGGAGSGIWMSRDGGTSWKRLTGNGLPTTQVGKIGLAMSRANSGRVYALIEAGDGLPAVNVTETTRGRLWRSDDGGTNWQVVSYDQQVAGRTHYYNRMAAMPDNADEAYFLTANWAKTVDGGRTITDPPIAATPGGDHHDIWIDETNGHRQIVSHDGGISITENRGQSWRRIQLPIAQMYHVAVDNRVPYNLYGNRQDGPSTMGPSNSKMAGFFGDAGIPRGLWSSVGGGESGWAQPDPVDTNLVWSSASGFGSVGGIVSRYDMRTKVSASVEVWPQGTIGHSADEVKYRFVWTFPVHLSPHDHNRVYVGSQHVHATTDGGRSWSVISPDLSRNDRTRMVRSGGLTPDNIGVEYSGVVFAITESRLRRGLIWAGTNDGKLHLTRDGGATWTDLTGNLPNAPFWGTISNIEASRYDEGTAYLSIDAHQSNNRDPFIYKTTDFGRTWVLVVNGIPTSPLSYVHVVREDPVRRGLLYAGTENGMYVSFNDGAHWQPLQNNLPHAPVYWIEVQEHFNDLVIATYGRGFWILDDITPLRTLGADVAAKESHLFAPRAAYRFLPVETPFFDFDDPVIGTNPTYGASLHYWLKADAKDSVRLTVSDAQGKVVRTLAAMGKAGVNRIHWDLRNEPTGQAKLRAVNPYHPETRYAAAGAPAPGIGRFSWLVPPGTYTVKLNAGGREETQTLVIRKDPASGGSEDEIRQQVALASQVAVDLDSAVAMVNALEVVRSQIATLKATLADDAKMADVRSQVDSLDRKLVEVEDQLFQTRTTGRGQDLIRHPFKLGEQLVYFGQSVTASDYAPTQPHREVQQVLKADLARIRAMFDRVMRTDVEAFKQALRARGLIIS, from the coding sequence ATGCGCCTGCTGCCCTACGCCCTGCTCCTCGCGGCCATGCTGCCGCTTCCCGTCCCCGCGCAACGTCGCCCCGCACCACCGGTCGCTCCTGCGTCCACCGGTATCGACACGGCCTGGTACGCCGGCCTCCGCTGGCGGCACGTAGGCCCGGAGGGGAACCGCGTCACCTCCGTGGCTGGCGTCGTCGGCGACCGGACGACGTATTACGCCGGGGCGGCCTCCGGCGGTTTGTGGAAGACGAGCGATGGCGGCAATACCTGGCGACCGATCTTCGACGATCAGTCCGTTTCTTCGATCGGCGCGGTCGCGACGGCGCCGTCCGACCCCAACGTGGTGTGGGTGGGGACGGGAGAACCGTTCATTCGCTCGAACATCTCGGTGGGGTGGGGCGCGTTCCGATCGACCGATGCCGGCAAGAGCTGGACGAAGATGGGCCTGGAGCAGACCGGCCGGATCTCGCGTATCGTGATCCACCCGACCAACCCGGACATCGTATACATGGCGGCATTAGGTCATGCATACGGGCCGCAGCCGGACCGCGGGATCTTCCGCACCCAGGACGGGGGCAAGAGCTGGGACAAAGTCCTGTTCGTGAACGATAGTACCGGGGCGTCGGACCTCGTGATGGATCCGAACAACCCACGGATCCTGTTTGCCGGGATGTGGCAGCTCGAGATGCACACCTGGGGGCGACTGTCCGGTGGCGCCGGCAGTGGCATCTGGATGTCGCGCGATGGCGGGACGAGCTGGAAGCGGCTCACGGGCAACGGCCTTCCCACCACGCAGGTGGGGAAGATCGGGTTGGCGATGTCGCGGGCGAACTCCGGTCGGGTCTACGCGCTGATCGAGGCGGGCGACGGCCTTCCCGCCGTCAACGTCACGGAAACCACGCGCGGCCGTCTCTGGCGCTCGGACGATGGCGGCACGAATTGGCAGGTGGTGAGCTACGACCAGCAGGTGGCCGGCCGGACACACTACTACAACCGCATGGCGGCGATGCCCGACAACGCGGACGAAGCGTATTTCCTGACGGCCAACTGGGCGAAGACCGTGGACGGTGGCCGGACGATCACGGATCCCCCGATTGCGGCCACGCCCGGGGGGGATCACCACGATATCTGGATTGACGAGACCAACGGCCACCGCCAGATCGTGAGCCACGATGGTGGCATTTCCATCACCGAGAATCGCGGGCAGAGCTGGCGGCGTATCCAACTCCCTATTGCGCAGATGTACCACGTCGCGGTGGACAATCGGGTTCCGTACAATCTCTACGGCAACCGGCAGGACGGGCCGTCCACCATGGGGCCGTCCAACAGCAAGATGGCCGGGTTCTTCGGGGACGCCGGGATCCCGAGGGGACTCTGGTCGTCGGTGGGCGGTGGGGAGTCCGGGTGGGCTCAGCCGGACCCGGTCGATACCAACCTGGTCTGGAGCAGCGCCTCCGGCTTCGGCTCCGTGGGTGGGATCGTCTCGCGGTATGACATGCGGACGAAGGTGTCGGCGTCCGTTGAAGTGTGGCCGCAGGGGACCATCGGACACTCGGCGGATGAGGTGAAGTACCGCTTTGTCTGGACCTTCCCGGTGCACCTCTCCCCGCACGACCACAATCGCGTGTACGTGGGCTCCCAGCATGTGCACGCCACGACCGATGGCGGGCGGAGCTGGTCGGTGATCTCGCCGGACCTCTCGCGCAACGACCGCACCCGCATGGTCCGTTCGGGCGGCCTGACCCCGGACAACATCGGCGTCGAGTACTCCGGGGTCGTCTTCGCGATCACTGAATCCCGGCTGCGACGGGGGCTGATCTGGGCTGGGACAAATGACGGAAAACTCCACCTGACGCGCGACGGCGGTGCCACGTGGACCGACCTCACGGGCAACCTGCCCAATGCGCCGTTCTGGGGGACGATCTCCAACATCGAGGCCTCGCGCTACGACGAGGGCACGGCGTACCTCTCGATCGATGCCCATCAGTCCAACAACCGGGATCCCTTCATCTACAAGACCACGGATTTCGGGCGCACCTGGGTCCTCGTGGTCAATGGGATCCCGACATCCCCGCTGTCCTACGTACACGTGGTGCGGGAGGATCCCGTTCGCCGCGGCCTGCTCTACGCCGGGACCGAGAACGGCATGTACGTCTCGTTCAACGACGGGGCGCACTGGCAGCCGCTGCAGAACAACTTGCCGCACGCACCGGTCTACTGGATCGAGGTGCAGGAGCACTTCAATGACCTCGTGATTGCGACCTATGGCCGGGGGTTCTGGATCCTCGACGACATCACGCCGTTGCGCACGCTTGGCGCCGACGTGGCGGCGAAGGAGTCCCACCTCTTCGCCCCTCGCGCAGCGTACCGGTTCCTTCCCGTCGAAACACCCTTCTTTGATTTCGATGATCCGGTGATCGGCACCAACCCGACCTACGGGGCCTCGCTTCACTACTGGTTGAAGGCCGACGCGAAGGACTCGGTGCGGTTGACGGTCTCGGACGCCCAGGGGAAGGTCGTTCGTACACTCGCGGCGATGGGAAAAGCCGGGGTGAATCGCATCCATTGGGACCTGCGCAACGAGCCCACCGGGCAGGCGAAGTTGCGCGCGGTGAATCCCTATCATCCGGAAACGCGGTACGCCGCTGCCGGCGCCCCGGCCCCAGGCATCGGGCGCTTTAGCTGGCTGGTCCCTCCCGGCACCTACACCGTGAAGCTGAATGCCGGCGGCCGTGAGGAAACCCAAACGCTGGTGATCCGAAAAGACCCGGCGTCCGGCGGCTCCGAGGACGAGATTCGCCAGCAGGTCGCCCTGGCCAGCCAGGTCGCGGTAGACCTCGACAGCGCGGTCGCCATGGTCAACGCCCTCGAGGTGGTGCGCAGCCAGATCGCGACGTTGAAGGCGACCCTCGCGGACGATGCGAAGATGGCCGATGTGCGATCGCAGGTCGATTCCCTCGATCGAAAGCTCGTCGAGGTGGAGGACCAGCTGTTCCAGACCCGGACGACCGGTCGCGGACAGGACCTCATCCGGCACCCGTTCAAGCTGGGGGAACAACTCGTGTACTTCGGCCAGAGCGTGACCGCGTCAGACTACGCGCCAACGCAGCCACATCGGGAGGTGCAGCAAGTCCTCAAGGCCGACCTCGCCCGCATCCGCGCGATGTTCGATCGGGTCATGCGCACCGACGTGGAGGCGTTCAAGCAGGCGCTGCGGGCGCGCGGCCTGATCATCAGCTGA
- a CDS encoding GNAT family N-acetyltransferase encodes MTRPEPPLAVPPRTLAIRPASVHDLAVIVGLRAALRREEQALAGAGLIPADSGGALHDFTRRQLADASQGWFVATSEDDVCGMLRCAITRREGVGAYGVLTTAYVSPACRRRGALRALVRAATAWAHDRGISDLRVRTNTGNVPSNAAWEALGFVPAQVIRRRVQP; translated from the coding sequence ATGACCCGCCCGGAACCGCCGCTGGCCGTTCCGCCACGTACGCTCGCCATCCGACCGGCGTCCGTGCATGACCTGGCGGTCATCGTCGGGCTACGCGCCGCGCTCCGTCGGGAAGAACAGGCGCTCGCCGGCGCTGGCCTGATTCCGGCGGACAGTGGGGGCGCCCTCCATGACTTCACGCGCCGCCAACTCGCGGATGCATCGCAAGGGTGGTTTGTCGCCACCAGCGAGGACGACGTGTGCGGCATGCTGCGCTGCGCGATCACGCGGCGTGAGGGAGTGGGCGCCTACGGCGTGCTCACCACAGCCTACGTGTCTCCTGCCTGTCGACGGCGCGGGGCCCTGCGGGCGTTGGTGCGCGCCGCCACCGCGTGGGCCCACGACAGAGGGATCAGCGACCTGCGCGTGCGGACCAACACCGGGAACGTCCCGTCGAATGCGGCGTGGGAAGCATTGGGCTTCGTCCCCGCCCAGGTCATCCGGCGGCGCGTGCAGCCATGA
- a CDS encoding cytidylate kinase-like family protein, with amino-acid sequence MSARIVTISRLFGSGGSDVARQVSAQLGWTLLDNAFIERIAAGLHATPAEVEAIDEKGPTLAERLADVLAYGTAEVLSTPIGTPFRPGEGRLVEVTRQVIDDAVSRGPIVVVGRGAQIRLEGRTDALHVLCSAPHDALVARVAARESLGAAEAARRVDEENRRRAQFVRRHWDRDWLDASHYHLCVDTSWVGIDRAAALVVEWARRAGA; translated from the coding sequence ATGAGCGCGCGCATCGTCACCATCTCACGCCTCTTCGGGTCGGGCGGATCGGACGTGGCACGCCAGGTGTCCGCGCAGCTGGGCTGGACCCTGCTCGACAATGCGTTCATCGAGCGGATCGCCGCCGGGCTGCATGCCACCCCAGCCGAGGTGGAAGCGATCGACGAGAAGGGCCCCACCCTGGCCGAGCGACTCGCCGACGTCCTGGCGTACGGGACCGCGGAAGTGCTGAGCACCCCAATTGGCACCCCGTTCCGGCCGGGCGAAGGGCGACTCGTCGAGGTGACGCGCCAGGTGATCGACGACGCGGTGTCGCGGGGCCCGATCGTGGTCGTGGGGCGCGGCGCCCAGATCCGCCTCGAAGGGCGCACGGATGCGCTGCACGTCCTCTGCTCGGCGCCGCATGACGCCTTGGTTGCCCGCGTCGCAGCTCGAGAATCGTTAGGCGCCGCCGAGGCCGCGCGGCGGGTGGACGAGGAGAACCGGCGTCGGGCGCAGTTCGTGCGCCGTCACTGGGACCGCGACTGGCTGGACGCCTCGCACTATCATCTCTGCGTCGACACCTCGTGGGTTGGCATCGACCGCGCCGCCGCGCTGGTGGTCGAGTGGGCCAGGCGCGCCGGGGCCTGA